The genomic segment GTAGAGCATCTCACCGAGGAAGTTTGGGTTAACCGATTGAACCCGACCGGTCGGGTCGAGGGTCAGCACCAGCATCTCGCTTTCCAGGCTTTCCTTCACTTGTTGGAGGCTGGAGAGTTCTTCGCGAAGAGCGGACAGCTCCTGCTTCAAGCGTTTGTTGAACATGGGAAGCACCGATGGGCTGGGTAGGAGGCGGTATGCAGCCTAAACATCGGCCTTGTGGGTGTTTTCTGAAGAGTGTTTCGGGGTTGTTCCAAAAAAATAGTCACGGGGTGACTACAGCGCCACGCGGGCAGGAGTTGATCAGGTATTCTTCGGGAAAATTGCAACAACATGTTGCGGTGGTGCCTGCCCGATAAGGAGTGCCGTTTTGGATTTATCGACTGCTGCCTGGATGTTTCACGACACCCGCCTGATTCTCTGCTGCCTGCTGGCCATCGCCACGATCATCGTGCTGATCAGCGCCACCAAACTCCCTCCGTTTCTCTCGATCCTGATCGGCACTTTCATCGCCGGTGTCGGCGCCGGCCTGCCGCCGGAAGACGTGGCCAAGGCGTTCAGCAAAGGCGCCGGGGCGATTCTTGGTGAAGCCGGGATCATCATTGCGCTGGGCTCGATGCTCGGTGCGTTGATGGCTGAGTCCGGCGCCGCCGACCGCATCGCCTCGACCTTGCTCGGGCTCGGTAAAGGCAAGTCACTGCCGTGGGTCATGGCGCTGGTGGCGATGGTGATCGGCTTGCCGCTGTTTTTCGAAGTCGGGCTGGTGATGATGGTGCCGATCATCTTCGTCATGGCTCGCCGCTCCGGGCAGCCATTGTTGAAGATCGCCATTCCGGCATTGGCCGGGATGACCACCTTGCATGCCCTGATGCCGCCGCATCCGGGGCCGCTGATTGCAGTCAGTGCATTGCACGCTGACCTGGGCCTGACCATGTTGCTGGGTTTCAGTATTGCGGTGCCGGCAGTGATTCTGGCAGGTCCGCTGTATGGCAACTGGCTGTCCAGACGCATGCACGTCGAGGAGCCAGCGGAACTGGGCGCTCTGTTCAGTGCGCCGCCCAAGGCCCCGCGCCAGCCAAGCTTTGGCGTATCGCTGCTGATCATTCTGCTGCCGGTGTTGTTGATGC from the Pseudomonas sp. N3-W genome contains:
- a CDS encoding GntP family permease, with the translated sequence MDLSTAAWMFHDTRLILCCLLAIATIIVLISATKLPPFLSILIGTFIAGVGAGLPPEDVAKAFSKGAGAILGEAGIIIALGSMLGALMAESGAADRIASTLLGLGKGKSLPWVMALVAMVIGLPLFFEVGLVMMVPIIFVMARRSGQPLLKIAIPALAGMTTLHALMPPHPGPLIAVSALHADLGLTMLLGFSIAVPAVILAGPLYGNWLSRRMHVEEPAELGALFSAPPKAPRQPSFGVSLLIILLPVLLMLGSTLAKVAMSPESSVALTLKFLGEPLVALGIAVMAAVIFLGWSNGMPREEVGGTLRKSLAPIAVLLLTIGAGGGLKQTLLDAGISQTISKVAEGAHMPYLLLAWLIAVALRQATGSATVATTTTAGILAPMMAGLAATQSSLVALAIGAGSVFFCHVNDAGFWMVREYFGLQLKQTIWVWSILQSIVSLVGLAGTLLWWHWLT